One stretch of Bombus pascuorum chromosome 14, iyBomPasc1.1, whole genome shotgun sequence DNA includes these proteins:
- the LOC132914173 gene encoding nuclear envelope integral membrane protein isoform X2, producing MCTQNLHQPQNQMYLRTNIENYDVYNGKTPEEVLQKHDDNHRSWNFNIFNIQKNKRFKINPFEDVCIGIYVYPSKLHKYTVSMIETRTDSSALILMVVGAVLFWNAYKLSKNALFYYLISIVLGITTSVIILVYFISKFLLKGKIMYITVLTGWTMSFYLLQTLWENTQLILVQYREWVVWYILITSVISFVISYRFGPITNVRTKRLIQWCLQIIGLITMYYSSYLREASTFFCVLILALYNFPITLSQRSRTYWMNMFPERRKLLTEDQYREEGIRETKKALEELKEYCVSPKCNPWKTTLLLKDPIRFAKFMEGESHLSDGESREHDAEITRIIEECEYTDDEDDIL from the exons ATGTGTACACAGAATCTGCATCAACCACAGAATCAA atgTACTTAAGaacaaatatagaaaactATGACGTTTACAATGGGAAAACTCCTGAAGAAGTTTTACAAAAGCACGATGACAATCATAGGTCctggaattttaatatatttaacatacaGAAGAATAAAAGATTCAAAATTAATCCTTTCGAAGATGTATGCATCGGTATATATGTGTATCCCTCCAAGTTGCACAAATATACAGTGAGCATGATAGAAACAC GTACCGATAGCTCCGCATTAATATTAATGGTGGTAGGTGCTGTATTATTTTGGAACGCTTATAAACTCAGTAAAAATgctctattttattatttgatcaGCATAGTGCTTGGAATCACCACCTCCGTTATAATTTTAGTGTACTTCATtagtaaatttctattaaag GGCAAGATAATGTATATCACGGTCCTCACTGGTTGGACAATGAGTTTTTATCTGTTACAAACATTATGGGAAAATACCCAACTAATCCTCGTGCAGTATAGGGAATGGGTGGTGTGGTACATTTTAATCACTTCTGTCATTAGTTTCGTCATTTCTTATCGGTTTGGCCCAATTACGAATGTTAGGACGAAAAGACTTATACAGTGGTGCTTGCAG ATAATAGGATTGATTACCATGTATTATAGCAGTTATTTACGCGAAGCATCAACCTTTTTTTGTGTCTTAATTCTCGCACTTTATAActttcctattacgttatctcAAAGAAGCAGGACTTACTG GATGAACATGTTTCCTGAGAGAAGAAAGTTATTGACGGAAGACCAGTATCGCGAAGAAGGaataagagaaacgaaaaaagcGTTGGAGGAGCTAAAAGAATATTGCGTTAGTCCTAAATGTAATCCATGGAAAACGACTTTACTATTAAAAGATCCGATAag GTTTGCCAAGTTTATGGAAGGTGAATCACATTTATCGGACGGCGAGTCTCGGGAACACGACGCAGAGATCACAAGAATTATAGAGGAATGTGAATATACGGACGATGAGGATGATATactataa
- the LOC132914173 gene encoding nuclear envelope integral membrane protein isoform X3, with protein MGNGIVNPLSAVIFLLIFDYVYTESASTTESIHFLKPGDIIENNKPGLQTFCHSAKSKYMKHMLESLTMYLRTNIENYDVYNGKTPEEVLQKHDDNHRSWNFNIFNIQKNKRFKINPFEDVCIGIYVYPSKLHKYTVSMIETRTDSSALILMVVGAVLFWNAYKLSKNALFYYLISIVLGITTSVIILVYFISKFLLKGKIMYITVLTGWTMSFYLLQTLWENTQLILVQYREWVVWYILITSVISFVISYRFGPITNVRTKRLIQWCLQIIGLITMYYSSYLREASTFFCVLILALYNFPITLSQRSRTYCDHTRRKKEHFADTRRARKERIAYSRKY; from the exons ATGGGCAACGGAATAGTAAACCCGTTAAGTGcagttatttttttacttatttttgaTTATGTGTACACAGAATCTGCATCAACCACAGAATCAA TACACTTTTTAAAGCCAGGagatattattgaaaataacaaGCCTGGATTGCAAACTTTCTGTCATAGTGCcaaatcaaaatatatgaaacatatGTTGGAAAGTTTAACA atgTACTTAAGaacaaatatagaaaactATGACGTTTACAATGGGAAAACTCCTGAAGAAGTTTTACAAAAGCACGATGACAATCATAGGTCctggaattttaatatatttaacatacaGAAGAATAAAAGATTCAAAATTAATCCTTTCGAAGATGTATGCATCGGTATATATGTGTATCCCTCCAAGTTGCACAAATATACAGTGAGCATGATAGAAACAC GTACCGATAGCTCCGCATTAATATTAATGGTGGTAGGTGCTGTATTATTTTGGAACGCTTATAAACTCAGTAAAAATgctctattttattatttgatcaGCATAGTGCTTGGAATCACCACCTCCGTTATAATTTTAGTGTACTTCATtagtaaatttctattaaag GGCAAGATAATGTATATCACGGTCCTCACTGGTTGGACAATGAGTTTTTATCTGTTACAAACATTATGGGAAAATACCCAACTAATCCTCGTGCAGTATAGGGAATGGGTGGTGTGGTACATTTTAATCACTTCTGTCATTAGTTTCGTCATTTCTTATCGGTTTGGCCCAATTACGAATGTTAGGACGAAAAGACTTATACAGTGGTGCTTGCAG ATAATAGGATTGATTACCATGTATTATAGCAGTTATTTACGCGAAGCATCAACCTTTTTTTGTGTCTTAATTCTCGCACTTTATAActttcctattacgttatctcAAAGAAGCAGGACTTACTG TGATCATACAAGGCGAAAAAAAGAACACTTCGCAGATACTAGGAGagcaagaaaagaaagaattgcTTACTCTCGAAAATATTAA
- the LOC132914184 gene encoding charged multivesicular body protein 5 yields MNRLFGRPKAKEPPPSLTDCIAGVDSRADTAEKKIAKLDAELKKYKDQMVKMREGPAKNAVKAKALRILKQRKMYETQVDNLRQQAFNMEQANYTTQTLKDTQATVVAMKEGVKQMQKEFKNINIDQIEDLQDDLSDMLEQADEVQDALGRSYGMPDIDEDELAAELEALGDDLAIDEDTSFLDDAIKAPSAPDKEPGASSVKNKDGVSVDEFGLPQIPAS; encoded by the exons ATGAATAGACTTTTTGGTCGACCTAAAGCGAAAGAACCACCGCCGAGTCTCACCGACTGTATTGCCGGG GTCGACAGCAGGGCGGATACTGCGGAGAAGAAGATAGCAAAATTGGACGCGGAATTGAAGAAATACAAAGATCAAATGGTTAAAATGAGAGAAGGACCCGCGAAGAATGCGGTTAAGGCTAAGGCATTACGCATCCTGAAACAGCGTAAGATGTATGAAACACAGGTGGACAACTTGCGTCAACAGGCCTTTAACATGGAACAGGCAAATTATACTACTCAAACGCTAAAAGATACTCAGGCAACTGTAGTTGCCATGAAAGAAGGAGTTAAACAAATGCAGAAAgagtttaaaaatatcaatatagaTCAGATCGAG GATCTGCAAGACGACTTGTCCGATATGTTGGAACAAGCGGACGAAGTTCAAGATGCGTTGGGTCGCAGTTACGGCATGCCGGATATAGACGAGGATGAACTAGCCGCCGAGTTAGAAGCTCTCGGAGACGATTTAGCCATCGACGAAGATACCAGTTTCTTGGACGATGCGATCAAGGCACCTAGCGCTCCTGACAAAGAACCTGGCGCCAGCTCGGTCAAAAATAAG GACGGCGTTTCGGTGGACGAATTTGGTTTGCCACAGATACCAGCTAGTTAA
- the LOC132914173 gene encoding nuclear envelope integral membrane protein isoform X1, translating to MGNGIVNPLSAVIFLLIFDYVYTESASTTESIHFLKPGDIIENNKPGLQTFCHSAKSKYMKHMLESLTMYLRTNIENYDVYNGKTPEEVLQKHDDNHRSWNFNIFNIQKNKRFKINPFEDVCIGIYVYPSKLHKYTVSMIETRTDSSALILMVVGAVLFWNAYKLSKNALFYYLISIVLGITTSVIILVYFISKFLLKGKIMYITVLTGWTMSFYLLQTLWENTQLILVQYREWVVWYILITSVISFVISYRFGPITNVRTKRLIQWCLQIIGLITMYYSSYLREASTFFCVLILALYNFPITLSQRSRTYWMNMFPERRKLLTEDQYREEGIRETKKALEELKEYCVSPKCNPWKTTLLLKDPIRFAKFMEGESHLSDGESREHDAEITRIIEECEYTDDEDDIL from the exons ATGGGCAACGGAATAGTAAACCCGTTAAGTGcagttatttttttacttatttttgaTTATGTGTACACAGAATCTGCATCAACCACAGAATCAA TACACTTTTTAAAGCCAGGagatattattgaaaataacaaGCCTGGATTGCAAACTTTCTGTCATAGTGCcaaatcaaaatatatgaaacatatGTTGGAAAGTTTAACA atgTACTTAAGaacaaatatagaaaactATGACGTTTACAATGGGAAAACTCCTGAAGAAGTTTTACAAAAGCACGATGACAATCATAGGTCctggaattttaatatatttaacatacaGAAGAATAAAAGATTCAAAATTAATCCTTTCGAAGATGTATGCATCGGTATATATGTGTATCCCTCCAAGTTGCACAAATATACAGTGAGCATGATAGAAACAC GTACCGATAGCTCCGCATTAATATTAATGGTGGTAGGTGCTGTATTATTTTGGAACGCTTATAAACTCAGTAAAAATgctctattttattatttgatcaGCATAGTGCTTGGAATCACCACCTCCGTTATAATTTTAGTGTACTTCATtagtaaatttctattaaag GGCAAGATAATGTATATCACGGTCCTCACTGGTTGGACAATGAGTTTTTATCTGTTACAAACATTATGGGAAAATACCCAACTAATCCTCGTGCAGTATAGGGAATGGGTGGTGTGGTACATTTTAATCACTTCTGTCATTAGTTTCGTCATTTCTTATCGGTTTGGCCCAATTACGAATGTTAGGACGAAAAGACTTATACAGTGGTGCTTGCAG ATAATAGGATTGATTACCATGTATTATAGCAGTTATTTACGCGAAGCATCAACCTTTTTTTGTGTCTTAATTCTCGCACTTTATAActttcctattacgttatctcAAAGAAGCAGGACTTACTG GATGAACATGTTTCCTGAGAGAAGAAAGTTATTGACGGAAGACCAGTATCGCGAAGAAGGaataagagaaacgaaaaaagcGTTGGAGGAGCTAAAAGAATATTGCGTTAGTCCTAAATGTAATCCATGGAAAACGACTTTACTATTAAAAGATCCGATAag GTTTGCCAAGTTTATGGAAGGTGAATCACATTTATCGGACGGCGAGTCTCGGGAACACGACGCAGAGATCACAAGAATTATAGAGGAATGTGAATATACGGACGATGAGGATGATATactataa
- the LOC132914191 gene encoding tubulin epsilon chain-like codes for MSQFISVQVGQCGNQIGSAFWPLALHEYGIQTTNTGMNLLKTQRSHIKNMSDLSDAFDSFFVIPENTRDLCFKSITDLKRAKVRARAILIDMEDSVVGGLRRGPVRDLFDQTSVVTNYPGSANNWAVGYHTYGTEYHDKLEDTIRRMAEKCSRLHGFLIMHSLGGGTGSGLGTAVLKLLANNYPTVDRLVSCVYPIVMQDVVTAPYNVLLSTRELIDYATCVFPIENESLLDICNAQLKMKGNTDQINYNISCKPFQDMNSIVANMLLHLTSGSRFPGNLNMDMNEIATNLVPYPKLHYIFSSVSPLALSAPTMYSMRETRLIDEIFTNAWSRNNQLIKIDPLQSGSMILSAAHIARGNCPVNDLKRNIERFRKKVTFTEWSNEAMKVGLCSVPPAGHSTSLLSLLNSSSMVSLFKNIIEQFTRLYRRKAHVYHYTQVCGFEETHFIDSKEVISNLIMQYTEVQSQTQKNISRLQIV; via the exons ATGAGTCAATTCATTTCGGTACAAG TTGGACAATGTGGAAATCAAATTGGTTCAGCATTTTGGCCTTTGGCGTTACACGAATACGGTATACAAACAACGAATACTGGGATGAATTTACTTAAGACGCAACGAAGCCACATTAAAAATATGAGCGATTTGTCTGATGCTTTTGATAGTTTCTTTGTTATACCTGAGAATACACGCGATTTATGCTTTAAAAGTATAACTGATTTAAAACGAGCTAAAGTCAGAGCTAgg GCAATATTGATAGATATGGAGGATAGTGTCGTAGGAGGGTTAAGGAGAGGACCTGTGCGTGACTTGTTTGACCAGACTTCGGTTGTAACAAATTATCCAGGCTCTGCGAATAATTG GGCTGTAGGTTATCATACCTATGGTACAGAGTATCACGATAAATTAGAAGATACTATCAGACGTATGGCAGAAAAATGTTCTAGGTTACATGGTTTTCTAATAATGCATTCTCTTGGAGGTGGTACTGGTTCTGGATTAGGAACAGCTGTTCTAAAGCTACTGGCCAATAATTATCCTACTGTAGAtag ACTAGTATCTTGCGTATATCCAATTGTTATGCAAGATGTCGTTACAGCTCCATATAATGTATTGTTGTCAACTCGAGAGCTTATAGATTATGCAACTTGTGTATTTCCTATTGAAAACGAATCCCTTTTGGATATATGCAATGCAcaattgaaaatgaaaggtAACACAGATCAGATAAACTATAATATCTCGTGTAAACCATTTCAAGATATGAACAGCATTGTTGCAAATATGCTTCTTCATTTAACAAG CGGATCTAGGTTCCCTGGCAATTTAAATATGGATATGAACGAAATAGCTACGAATCTTGTACCGTACccaaaattacattatatatttagcAGCGTTAGTCCATTAGCATTATCAGCGCCGACGATGTACAGTATGCGAGAAACAAG GCTAatagatgaaatatttacCAATGCATGGTCACGAAATAATCAATTGATTAAAATAGACCCGCTACAATCAGGTTCTATGATTTTAAGCGCTGCACATATTGCTAGAGGAAACTGCCCTGTAAACGATTTAAAACGAAACATTGAGAG ATTTCGGAAGAAAGTTACGTTCACAGAGTGGAGCAACGAAGCTATGAAAGTAGGTTTGTGTTCTGTACCTCCGGCTGGGCACTCAACTTCTTTGTTGAGTCTTTTAAACTCTTCCTCGATGGTAtcgttatttaaaaacataatagaaCAGTTTACTAGACTGTATAGAAGGAAG GCACATGTGTATCACTACACGCAAGTATGCGGTTTTGAAGAAACGCATTTCATTGACAGTAAAGAGGTAATCTCAAACTTAATTATGCAGTACACAGAAGTGCAAAGCCAAactcagaaaaatatttctcggtTACAGATCGTTTAA